A genome region from Panicum virgatum strain AP13 chromosome 4K, P.virgatum_v5, whole genome shotgun sequence includes the following:
- the LOC120705175 gene encoding uncharacterized protein LOC120705175, with the protein MTENRVRWRPPPACPSPTPRAGRGKGHYRCATCPRGRLHPRSSESSQIRHGSPSYTRPTLPPTVAGSGRGPRGRGQAGLGQPGKGAPRSAQQRTASLPQRHCAPAHASRPRQAKCEPINQGLNTIKNKLRSKMGQKFLNNYLTTFIEREFFLQAKDEDIIKY; encoded by the exons ATGACTGAGAACCGGGTGCGGTGGAGGCCACCGCCGGCGTGCCCCTCACCCACGCCGAGAGCCGGGCGCGGCAAAGGCCACTACCGGTGTGCCACTTGCCCGCGCGGACGCCTCCACCCACGCAGTTCTGAGAGCTCGCAGATCCGGCATGGGAGCCCGAGCTACACGCGCCCCACGCTGCCGCCTACCGTAGCGGGCAGCGGCCGAGGGCCCAGGGGCAGGGGGCAGGCAGGCCTGGGGCAGCCAGGCAAGGGCGCACCACGCTCCGCACAGCAGCGCACCGCTAGTTTGCCACAGCGCCACTGCGCACCGGCGCATGCCAGTCGACCGAGGCAAGCCAAGTGTGAACCAATCAACCAAG GTTTGAACACTATAAAAAACAAGCTAAGAAGCAAGATGGGGCAGAAATTTTTGAATAATTATTTGACCACATTCATTGAAAGAGAATTCTTCTTGCAAGCGAAGGATGAGGACATCATCAAATATTGA
- the LOC120703662 gene encoding shaggy-related protein kinase GSK4-like — protein sequence MATTAPGGGPPAAADADAIEVDPPRVSADEKHVATVMGGNDAVTGHIISTTIGGKNGEPKRTISYMAERVVGTGSFGVVFQAKCIETGETVAIKKVLQDKRYKNRELQIMRSIDHCNVISLKHCFFSTTSRDELFLNLVMEFVPESLYRVLKHYKDMKQRMPLIYVKLYMYQIFRGLAYIHTVPGVCHRDIKPQNILVDPLSHQVKVCDFGSAKILVKGEANISYICSRYYRAPELIFGATEYTTSIDIWSAGCVLAELLLGQPLFPGESAVDQLVEIIKVLGTPTREEIRCMNPNYTEFKFPQIKACPWHKIFHKRMPPEAIDLVSRLLQYSPNLRCSALEVCAHSFFDELREPHARLPNGRPFPPLFNFKQELANAPPELISKLLPEHARRQSGFNSLFGTGP from the exons ATGGCCACCACCGCGCCCGGCGGTgggccccccgccgccgccgacgccgacgccataGAGGTCGACCCGCCGCGCGTCTCCGCCGACGAGAAG CACGTCGCCACTGTTATGGGGGGAAATGATGCAGTTACAGGACATATAATCTCGACCACAATTGGGGGAAAAAACGGTGAGCCAAAAAGG ACCATTAGCTATATGGCTGAGCGAGTTGTTGGAACTGGATCATTTGGGGTTGTCTTCCAG GCAAAATGCATTGAGACTGGTGAAACTGTTGCCATTAAGAAGGTTTTACAGGACAAAAGATACAAGAATAGGGAGTTGCAGATAATGCGATCGATTGACCATTGCAACGTCATTTCCTTGAAGCACTGTTTCTTCTCTACCACAAGTAGAGATGAACTTTTCCTTAACTTAGTCATGGAGTTTGTTCCAGAGTCACTTTATCGTGTTCTGAAACACTACAAAGACATGAAGCAGAGGATGCCCCTCATATATGTTAAACTGTACATGTACCAG ATATTCCGGGGTTTAGCTTATATTCATACTGTACCTGGAGTTTGTCACCGAGATATTAAGCCTCAGAACATTTTG GTGGATCCTCTTTCCCACCAAGTCAAGGTTTGTGACTTTGGGAGTGCTAAAATCTTG GTTAAAGGTGAAGcaaatatatcatatatatGCTCACGTTACTATCGTGCTCCTGAGCTCATATTTGGTGCAACTGAATACACAACATCTATTGATATATGGTCCGCTGGATGTGTTCTTGCTGAGCTtcttcttggtcaa CCTTTGTTTCCTGGTGAAAGTGCTGTGGACCAGCTTGTTGAGATTATCAAG GTTTTGGGTACTCCAACACGGGAGGAAATCCGGTGTATGAATCCCAATTACACAGAATTCAAGTTTCCTCAGATAAAAGCGTGTCCATGGCACAAG ATCTTCCACAAGCGAATGCCTCCAGAAGCAATAGATCTTGTTTCCCGCCTTCTCCAGTATTCACCAAATCTGCGGTGTAGCGCT CTTGAGGTGTGTGCTCATTCATTCTTTGACGAGTTACGAGAACCACATGCAAGGCTCCCAAATGGACGCCCATTCCCTCCACTGTTCAACTTTAAGCAGGAA CTAGCGAACGCACCACCGGAGCTTATCAGCAAGCTGTTACCAGAGCATGCTCGAAGGCAATCAGGATTTAATTCTTTATTTGGGACTGGACCATAG